CATGTTGAATAATTGATTATTTTTATATAACAATTTTGAAACGTGCAATTATTCTTATTATTAATCTTTTTATAACGCTTATAATTATCATGCCATGGTAAGGGCTATAATAACAAATGCACCTAATGGTGGAGTTAAAATAGAAAATGTAAACATCACTGAACCTGAGCATTATGAGGTAAAATTAAGGCCAGTTTACACAGGTCTTTGCGGTACTGACCGTGGCGAGGTCCTTGGCAATTTATCTTTTGCCTATAATGAGCCTGGATACAATTATCTGGTCCTTGGCCATGAGGCAATATGCCAGGTAATAGAAGCATCTGAAAATCCATACAAGATAAAACCCGGTGACTATGTGGTTCCGGTTGTAAGAAGACCAGGCAAATGTGTTAACTGCAGGATAGGCCGTGAGGATGACTGCTCAGACGGTGATAAACATGAGGCTGGCATAACAGGCCTTCATGGCTTTATGCGTGATTACTTCTATGATGAGGCAAAGAACCTTGTTAAAATAAATGATAAGAACATGGTAAAGGTCGCTGTTTTAACAGAGCCAACGAAGAGCGTTATGAAGGCCTTTGAGGTCTTTGATACAGTTTCAAAGAGGAGCATATTCCAGGGAGATGACTCAACAAATCTGACAAAGAACTGTTTAATAATAGGTACAGGCAGTGAGGCCTTTCTCTATGCCTTTATGGCAAGGGAGTACCGTTTCAACGTTTTTATGACCAACAGGCATCCAGTAGGTGAGGAGAAATTATCCATAATATCAAGAATAAATGCTGATTTTTATGATTACACCAGGGAGGATCCATTAAAGGGCATAGACCTTTTAATAGATACAAGCGGCGACCCTGGAACAATATTTAGATTTGTAAGGAAGATGAATTACAACGGTGTTGTAATACTCTTTGGAACAAATGGAAGGGCACCTGCGACGTCAATAGATGGTGAGGATATCGATTATATAATTGAGAGAAATATAAGCCTTGTTGGCTCAGTGGACGGAGCAAAAAGGCATTACCTCAGGGCAGTTGAATACCTTGAAAAATGGAACTACTCAGAAGGATCTGTGATAAACCGTTTGATAACAGGTGTCTTTGAACCTGAGGATGTATCAATATTTACAAAGAAACCCGAGAACGAGATAAAAAGTGTTATCAAGTGGTCATAATGATTATAGACGGTGTTAAAATATCCGAGACAAAGATGGAAAGGCTTAAAAATGAGATAGAAAAAATAAAAAATACCGGAATAAATCCAAAAATGAAGATTATTTTAATAGGAAACGACTATGGAAGCATTGTTTATTCAAAAGCCAAGATGAGGCGTGGCTCAAAACTTGGAATAG
This window of the Picrophilus oshimae DSM 9789 genome carries:
- the gdh2 gene encoding glucose/galactose 1-dehydrogenase, translated to MVRAIITNAPNGGVKIENVNITEPEHYEVKLRPVYTGLCGTDRGEVLGNLSFAYNEPGYNYLVLGHEAICQVIEASENPYKIKPGDYVVPVVRRPGKCVNCRIGREDDCSDGDKHEAGITGLHGFMRDYFYDEAKNLVKINDKNMVKVAVLTEPTKSVMKAFEVFDTVSKRSIFQGDDSTNLTKNCLIIGTGSEAFLYAFMAREYRFNVFMTNRHPVGEEKLSIISRINADFYDYTREDPLKGIDLLIDTSGDPGTIFRFVRKMNYNGVVILFGTNGRAPATSIDGEDIDYIIERNISLVGSVDGAKRHYLRAVEYLEKWNYSEGSVINRLITGVFEPEDVSIFTKKPENEIKSVIKWS